A single window of uncultured Pseudodesulfovibrio sp. DNA harbors:
- the gltA gene encoding NADPH-dependent glutamate synthase codes for MAENKKKKVRARTPMPHQDPIQRGKNFDEVALGYSREQALIEAERCLQCKKPLCQEGCPVNIDIKGFIAQLVDDDLQGAYSTIRKTNSLPAVCGRVCPQETQCEGKCILGKKHEPVAIGRLERYVADTYAAESACEEVTDLSTCALEREDLKVACIGAGPSSLTVAGYLAGRGIKVDVFEALHEPGGVLIYGIPEFRLPKSVVGRELDGLRELGVTFRTNWVGGKTITIQDLLEEGYNAIFIGVGAGLPRFLNVPGENLVGVFSANEYLTRVNLGRAYDFPNYDTPAYNARRVAVLGAGNVAMDAARTALRMGAEEVSIVYRRSEDEMPARREEIEHAIEEGIKLRCLCGPVSFHGDNQGRLKAMTVQKMELGEPDDSGRCSPVCIEGATEQVPCDMAIIAVGTRPNPILLEATPDLALNKWGYIEADAETGETSISNVFAGGDIVTGAATVISAMGAGRRAAKVIASRLL; via the coding sequence ATGGCGGAAAATAAGAAGAAGAAAGTCCGCGCCCGGACACCCATGCCACATCAGGACCCAATTCAGCGCGGGAAGAATTTTGACGAAGTAGCCCTTGGGTATTCTCGTGAGCAGGCCCTTATTGAAGCCGAGCGGTGTCTGCAATGTAAAAAGCCGCTTTGTCAGGAAGGGTGCCCGGTCAATATCGACATCAAGGGCTTTATCGCTCAACTGGTGGATGACGATTTGCAAGGTGCTTACAGTACTATTCGCAAAACCAACTCCCTGCCTGCTGTCTGTGGTCGTGTCTGCCCGCAGGAAACCCAGTGCGAAGGAAAGTGCATTCTCGGCAAGAAGCATGAGCCGGTGGCCATTGGCCGTCTTGAGCGGTACGTGGCCGACACCTATGCAGCAGAATCAGCCTGTGAAGAAGTGACCGATCTGTCCACCTGTGCTTTGGAGCGGGAAGACCTCAAGGTCGCCTGCATTGGGGCGGGACCGTCTTCTCTGACCGTGGCCGGATATCTGGCCGGCCGTGGCATCAAGGTGGATGTTTTTGAAGCCCTGCACGAACCGGGCGGTGTGCTTATTTACGGTATCCCGGAATTTCGTTTGCCCAAGTCCGTAGTCGGTCGTGAACTGGACGGTCTGCGTGAACTTGGTGTGACCTTTCGTACCAACTGGGTGGGGGGCAAGACCATCACCATTCAGGATTTACTCGAAGAAGGCTACAACGCCATCTTCATTGGCGTGGGAGCAGGACTGCCACGTTTCCTGAACGTACCGGGTGAAAATCTTGTCGGCGTATTTTCGGCCAACGAATATTTGACCCGCGTCAATCTTGGTCGGGCCTATGATTTTCCTAATTATGACACTCCGGCCTACAATGCGCGGCGTGTGGCTGTGCTTGGCGCAGGCAACGTGGCCATGGACGCGGCCCGAACCGCATTGCGCATGGGAGCCGAAGAAGTGTCAATTGTTTATCGTCGGTCCGAGGACGAAATGCCTGCCCGTCGTGAAGAAATCGAACACGCCATCGAGGAAGGCATCAAGCTTCGCTGTCTGTGCGGCCCGGTCTCTTTTCATGGCGACAATCAGGGACGGCTTAAGGCCATGACCGTGCAAAAGATGGAACTTGGCGAACCGGATGATTCCGGCCGTTGTTCTCCGGTCTGCATTGAGGGGGCGACCGAACAGGTGCCCTGTGATATGGCGATTATTGCCGTGGGCACGCGTCCGAACCCGATCTTGCTGGAAGCGACTCCCGACCTCGCTCTAAACAAGTGGGGCTACATTGAGGCTGATGCCGAAACCGGCGAAACTTCCATTTCTAACGTCTTTGCTGGCGGTGATATTGTTACCGGCGCGGCCACGGTCATTTCGGCCATGGGCGCGGGCCGACGTGCAGCCAAGGTCATTGCGAGCAGATTGCTGTAA
- a CDS encoding multiheme c-type cytochrome yields MKFKMLLAVGVLCVCVVQAHAANEGCIDCHGKDNPKLVVDWESSAMAKKGMGCEDCHGTEHDGPTNVDKSVLPTIKQCSKCHEKQARQFMLGKHARAEEALSIPPMGKKVNKQAPVVFRRACATCHQEICKGGGQCDACHSRHRFSAEEARKPEACLPCHMGNHPQYEAYGFSKHGALYKSRGLDDAVPTCATCHMSKGDHMVKTSWGFFGIRGEEPDKKQAAIQKKVKKSLSMLGPVLAPDSFRPDMAQWNERREAMLDICADCHSRSHAKGHLEEGDKVVTQANKMASGLISAADELKAMGELNQKEYFWLIRDKMHAQRMGMYINAFHQNPEGVLLDFIHFKRETMALKKNIQQKKGKK; encoded by the coding sequence ATGAAATTTAAAATGTTGTTGGCAGTGGGAGTGCTGTGCGTTTGTGTCGTACAGGCCCATGCAGCGAATGAAGGCTGCATTGATTGCCATGGTAAAGACAATCCGAAATTGGTTGTGGACTGGGAATCCTCGGCCATGGCCAAAAAAGGTATGGGCTGTGAGGATTGTCACGGCACGGAACACGATGGGCCGACGAATGTGGATAAATCCGTATTGCCGACAATTAAGCAATGTTCCAAATGCCATGAAAAGCAGGCCCGTCAATTTATGCTTGGTAAACACGCAAGAGCTGAAGAAGCCCTCAGCATTCCACCTATGGGCAAAAAGGTGAACAAACAGGCTCCGGTCGTTTTCAGGCGCGCCTGTGCAACGTGTCATCAGGAAATATGTAAGGGCGGTGGACAGTGCGATGCGTGTCATTCCCGGCATCGTTTTTCGGCAGAAGAAGCCCGTAAGCCGGAGGCATGTCTCCCGTGCCATATGGGGAATCATCCCCAATATGAGGCTTATGGATTTTCGAAACACGGTGCGTTGTATAAATCGCGTGGACTTGATGATGCCGTACCAACCTGTGCGACATGTCATATGTCCAAAGGCGACCACATGGTGAAAACCAGTTGGGGTTTCTTTGGTATTCGAGGTGAGGAGCCTGATAAGAAACAGGCTGCAATTCAAAAGAAAGTCAAGAAATCATTATCCATGCTTGGCCCTGTGCTTGCGCCGGACAGCTTTCGCCCGGATATGGCCCAATGGAACGAACGTCGTGAAGCCATGCTTGATATTTGCGCCGATTGCCACAGCCGCTCCCATGCCAAAGGTCATTTGGAAGAAGGTGACAAAGTCGTTACTCAGGCCAACAAGATGGCGTCAGGATTAATTTCTGCAGCCGATGAATTGAAAGCCATGGGGGAGTTGAACCAGAAAGAATACTTCTGGCTGATACGGGATAAAATGCATGCACAGCGTATGGGAATGTATATCAATGCCTTTCATCAGAACCCGGAAGGCGTGCTCCTTGATTTCATTCATTTTAAGCGCGAAACCATGGCCTTGAAGAAAAATATACAGCAAAAGAAGGGCAAGAAATAA
- a CDS encoding DUF1566 domain-containing protein, producing the protein MIRIGFLSALLCMFALNGPAFGGAYPIVDTGQDGCFDNQSQTKCPKPGELFNGQDSQYKGNMARYQDNGDGTVSDLVTGLMWVKARGYKLSWRTAVNGAQVCRVGGYDDWRAPSIKELYSLMDFNGWVQGKAQDSVAFIDTRYFDFAWGNTRAGARIIDCQDWSSTLYKGTTMGGSRTAFGVNFADGRIKGYPIMDRGTRHDKYIRYVRGNSDYGRNDFVDNGNETIADKATGLVWQKTDDGKIRNWEQALSYCENLTLAGHNDWRLPNIKELQSIVDYSRSPTATGSAAIDPIFGVTEVESYFWSSTTHLDGPKPSHAAYVAFGRAMGYFAPPRSSANKDLMDVHGAGAQRSDPKAGDPSRYSQGHGPQGDDIRINNYVRCVSGGDVEYYEPSNDQIPEWKGIAGNDSNRSMKQDQNRPQKQGRRGSPPQEAFDACNGKSAGNRCTVETPRGTLSGICVDMPEGIVCVPKGGGGRRSRQ; encoded by the coding sequence ATGATTCGTATCGGATTTTTAAGTGCGCTATTGTGTATGTTTGCTTTGAATGGACCGGCTTTTGGCGGGGCGTATCCCATTGTGGACACGGGGCAGGACGGCTGTTTTGACAATCAGAGTCAGACCAAATGTCCGAAGCCGGGAGAATTGTTCAACGGACAGGATTCTCAGTATAAAGGGAATATGGCCCGCTATCAAGACAATGGTGATGGGACAGTGTCCGACCTTGTGACAGGGCTGATGTGGGTCAAGGCACGAGGATATAAATTGAGTTGGCGGACTGCCGTGAATGGTGCGCAGGTTTGCCGAGTTGGTGGGTATGACGATTGGCGCGCTCCCTCCATCAAGGAACTTTATTCCCTTATGGATTTTAATGGGTGGGTTCAAGGGAAGGCACAGGATTCCGTTGCTTTTATTGATACTCGATATTTTGATTTCGCCTGGGGCAATACTCGAGCCGGTGCTCGTATCATCGACTGTCAGGATTGGTCGTCAACTTTGTATAAGGGAACGACCATGGGAGGTAGTCGGACTGCCTTTGGTGTCAACTTTGCGGATGGGCGTATCAAGGGATATCCGATCATGGATCGCGGCACTCGCCATGATAAATATATTCGTTATGTGCGTGGCAATTCAGATTATGGCAGGAATGATTTTGTGGACAATGGGAATGAGACTATTGCGGATAAGGCCACGGGATTGGTCTGGCAGAAAACCGACGACGGTAAGATCCGTAATTGGGAACAGGCGTTGTCCTATTGTGAAAATTTGACCCTAGCAGGACACAATGACTGGCGTTTACCCAACATCAAGGAGTTGCAGTCTATCGTTGATTATTCGCGCAGTCCTACCGCAACAGGTTCAGCAGCAATTGATCCGATATTTGGTGTGACAGAGGTGGAATCCTATTTTTGGTCTTCCACCACACATTTGGATGGGCCAAAGCCCAGTCATGCGGCGTATGTCGCATTCGGACGCGCCATGGGATACTTTGCACCGCCGAGGTCCAGCGCAAACAAGGATTTGATGGATGTGCACGGGGCCGGAGCGCAGCGCAGCGACCCTAAGGCTGGTGATCCGTCCCGCTATTCGCAGGGACACGGTCCGCAGGGAGATGACATCCGCATTAATAATTATGTCCGTTGTGTGTCCGGTGGGGACGTGGAGTACTACGAGCCGTCAAACGATCAAATTCCCGAGTGGAAGGGAATTGCTGGCAATGATTCCAATCGGTCCATGAAGCAGGATCAGAACAGGCCTCAGAAACAAGGTAGGCGGGGCAGTCCGCCTCAAGAGGCCTTTGACGCATGCAATGGGAAATCGGCAGGAAACAGGTGTACGGTTGAAACACCACGTGGGACTCTTTCCGGTATTTGTGTGGATATGCCGGAAGGAATAGTTTGTGTTCCCAAAGGCGGCGGTGGTAGGCGGTCCCGACAGTAA
- a CDS encoding TAXI family TRAP transporter solute-binding subunit → MKNPYLAKLVKMLKSHLLMSVIIYGLAAGVLAGALWFAFQFVDPLPPNKVTIVSGGEGGAYYGYAKQYAAFFAKHGYELEIIQTNGSMDNLARISDPEVDVQAALMQGGITTPEEHPTLQSLGSLYYEPVWLFHKKRLKIKTLADLKGHSIAVGSKGSGTNHLVTTLLDENEVTIEDAKLVEAGASAAIPLLMKGKIDALVTIAGIDSKAVNELIHARKKIALYSFQRAETYARTHHYLKKLTLPQGGIDLVDNLPSKDISLLAPSANLVVREDLHPAIKYLFLLAADSVHSKGDMFARPDTFPNDESVLFPLSSEAVNFYKSGPPFLMRYLPFQLAITVERLKILLIPLLTLLFPLFKITPPAYRWQIRRRIFKWYKHLKKLDMEAYEMKNTQDAQKMLAQLERMDRKVLETSVPLSYTDYIYSLRLHIRMIEDRLKKVIEEDTDASA, encoded by the coding sequence ATGAAAAATCCATACCTCGCCAAATTAGTAAAGATGCTCAAATCCCACCTGCTCATGTCAGTCATTATCTATGGTCTGGCCGCAGGTGTTCTGGCCGGCGCCCTCTGGTTCGCCTTCCAATTTGTCGATCCATTACCCCCGAACAAAGTAACCATCGTATCCGGTGGTGAAGGTGGCGCGTACTACGGATATGCCAAACAATATGCGGCGTTCTTTGCCAAACACGGGTATGAATTGGAAATCATTCAAACCAATGGCTCAATGGATAATCTGGCCCGCATCAGCGACCCTGAAGTTGATGTGCAGGCAGCACTCATGCAGGGAGGTATCACCACCCCCGAAGAACACCCGACCCTGCAAAGCTTGGGCAGCCTGTATTATGAACCGGTCTGGCTATTCCACAAAAAACGACTCAAAATAAAAACGCTGGCCGACCTCAAAGGCCACTCCATCGCAGTCGGCTCCAAGGGAAGCGGTACCAATCATCTGGTGACCACCCTTTTGGATGAGAATGAAGTCACCATCGAAGACGCAAAATTGGTGGAAGCCGGAGCTTCGGCAGCTATCCCCTTGTTGATGAAAGGCAAAATAGATGCGCTGGTTACCATTGCCGGAATTGATTCAAAAGCTGTGAATGAACTTATTCATGCCAGAAAAAAGATTGCGCTGTATTCCTTCCAACGAGCCGAAACATATGCTCGCACCCATCACTATCTAAAAAAACTGACACTGCCTCAAGGCGGCATTGATCTGGTAGATAATCTGCCAAGCAAGGACATCTCGCTGCTCGCCCCCTCGGCGAACTTGGTCGTGCGGGAAGACCTGCATCCAGCCATCAAATATCTGTTCCTGCTGGCCGCTGACTCGGTCCATTCCAAGGGAGATATGTTTGCTCGGCCTGACACGTTTCCGAACGATGAATCCGTCCTCTTCCCACTCAGCAGCGAAGCCGTGAATTTTTATAAATCCGGCCCTCCATTCCTTATGCGTTATCTCCCGTTCCAGCTCGCCATCACCGTGGAGAGACTGAAGATTCTGCTTATCCCATTGCTTACACTACTTTTCCCACTATTCAAGATCACACCACCAGCGTACCGTTGGCAGATCAGACGCCGCATTTTCAAGTGGTACAAGCATCTTAAGAAACTGGACATGGAAGCCTATGAAATGAAAAACACTCAGGATGCCCAAAAGATGCTTGCCCAATTGGAACGCATGGACCGCAAGGTTCTAGAGACCTCGGTTCCACTCTCGTATACGGATTACATCTATTCCCTACGTCTCCACATTCGGATGATTGAAGATCGCCTGAAAAAGGTCATCGAAGAAGATACAGACGCTTCAGCCTAA